One window of the Candidatus Nanopelagicales bacterium genome contains the following:
- a CDS encoding MFS transporter, whose protein sequence is MTTARPQTPPALDPVGVGRTAQIQRRSLGVLSSGQVLGGLAAAGSIPAGSLIAASVAGSEGAAGLAQTFGVVGAALMALPLARIALTRGRRRSLSTGYALGALGAVLVIVGAQQRWLPLIYLGCLLVGVASAAGLQARYAATDLALPDHRARALSLVVWASTVGAVLGPNLLEVSGRLGLALGLPQLAGPYVVAAVALGLAALVLSAFMRPDPYLVSRRLRRDAGHDVRHPRLRDGIDHLRGRPRAVLGITAVAIGHVAMVMVMVMTPVHMRHVDVTLQLIGLVISVHVAGMYALSPVVGWLSDRIGRVPVIAAGVVILLAACLLAGIAPGDDVLLLGIGLFLLGLGWSCTLVAGSTLLTDQLGEADRPAVQGLSDLVMNTAGALGGIVAGIVVATSSYAVLCLVAAIPVVALGVATALPACRAESNRRSG, encoded by the coding sequence GTGACGACCGCGCGCCCGCAGACCCCGCCGGCGCTGGACCCGGTCGGCGTCGGCCGTACCGCGCAGATCCAGCGCCGGTCGCTGGGCGTGCTCTCCTCGGGTCAGGTGCTGGGCGGGCTCGCCGCCGCCGGCTCGATCCCCGCCGGCTCCCTCATCGCGGCCTCCGTCGCGGGCTCCGAGGGCGCGGCCGGCCTGGCCCAGACCTTCGGCGTGGTCGGCGCGGCGCTGATGGCGCTGCCGCTCGCCCGCATCGCCTTGACCCGCGGCCGTCGCCGTTCGCTGTCGACGGGGTACGCCCTCGGCGCGCTCGGGGCGGTGCTCGTCATCGTCGGGGCCCAGCAGCGGTGGCTGCCGCTGATCTACCTCGGCTGCCTGCTCGTCGGGGTGGCGTCCGCCGCGGGGCTGCAGGCCCGCTACGCCGCCACCGACCTGGCCCTGCCGGACCACCGCGCCCGCGCGCTCAGCCTGGTCGTGTGGGCGTCCACCGTCGGAGCCGTCCTCGGCCCCAACCTGCTCGAGGTGTCCGGCCGCCTCGGCCTCGCACTGGGCCTGCCGCAGCTGGCCGGTCCGTACGTCGTGGCCGCCGTCGCGCTGGGACTCGCCGCCCTCGTCCTGAGCGCGTTCATGCGCCCCGACCCCTACCTGGTCTCCCGCCGGCTGCGCCGCGACGCCGGACACGACGTACGCCATCCACGCCTGCGCGACGGCATCGACCACCTGCGAGGACGGCCGCGCGCCGTCCTCGGCATCACCGCTGTCGCGATCGGGCACGTCGCGATGGTCATGGTCATGGTCATGACCCCGGTGCACATGCGGCACGTCGACGTGACCCTGCAGCTGATCGGCCTGGTCATCAGCGTGCACGTGGCCGGCATGTACGCGCTGTCCCCGGTCGTCGGGTGGCTGTCCGACCGGATCGGCCGGGTCCCCGTGATCGCCGCCGGCGTGGTCATCCTGCTGGCGGCCTGTCTGCTGGCCGGGATCGCACCCGGCGACGACGTCCTGCTGCTCGGCATCGGCCTGTTCCTGCTCGGCTTGGGCTGGTCCTGCACCCTGGTGGCCGGCTCGACCCTGCTCACCGACCAGCTGGGGGAGGCCGACCGTCCGGCCGTCCAGGGCCTGTCCGACCTGGTCATGAACACCGCCGGCGCACTCGGGGGCATCGTCGCGGGCATCGTGGTGGCGACGTCCTCGTACGCGGTCCTGTGCCTGGTGGCCGCGATCCCGGTCGTGGCACTGGGAGTCGCGACCGCGCTCCCGGCGTGTCGGGCGGAGTCGAACAGGCGTTCGGGTTAG
- a CDS encoding regulatory protein RecX, with translation MATGPVSAAVTSSRRGRRGPGSGPDAPTPGSAADRTPDADPEQVARLILLRRLESAPRTRAELRGDLTARGVPDDVAERMLDRFTEVGLIDDAAYAEAWVRSRHAGRGLARRALAAELHRKGIDRDTAQAALEAVDADDERARAVELVRRRLPSLSRVAPEARARRLVGMLARKGYSPGLAAAVVRQELAADPLDDHDGWG, from the coding sequence GTGGCGACCGGTCCGGTGTCCGCAGCGGTGACGTCCTCGCGTCGGGGGCGTCGGGGTCCCGGCTCGGGTCCCGACGCCCCGACGCCGGGGTCGGCGGCGGACCGGACGCCCGACGCCGACCCGGAGCAGGTCGCCCGGCTGATCCTGCTGCGCCGCCTGGAGTCCGCGCCGCGGACGCGGGCCGAGCTGCGTGGCGACCTGACCGCCCGCGGTGTCCCCGATGACGTCGCGGAACGGATGCTGGACCGGTTCACCGAGGTCGGGCTGATCGACGACGCGGCCTACGCCGAGGCGTGGGTGCGCAGCCGGCATGCCGGTCGCGGTCTGGCCCGGCGTGCACTGGCGGCCGAGCTGCACCGCAAGGGGATCGACCGGGACACCGCACAGGCCGCGCTGGAGGCCGTGGACGCCGACGACGAGCGGGCGCGCGCCGTGGAGTTGGTGCGTCGGCGGCTGCCGAGCCTGTCCCGGGTGGCCCCGGAGGCGCGGGCCCGGCGGCTGGTGGGGATGCTGGCGCGCAAGGGCTACTCGCCCGGCCTGGCCGCCGCGGTGGTACGGCAGGAGCTTGCCGCGGACCCGCTCGACGATCACGACGGCTGGGGTTGA
- a CDS encoding MarR family transcriptional regulator, with protein MTPGTPAPTRVEVLTDLDHTMLRLRRLMTRMPTTSLPIGGLNRSVDLAKIVACEAVDELGRDGAAVTVKDVATALGLEQSTTSRLLGDAEQEGLLARSSHPDDRRRVVLELTETGRLAIAGAAKARTCLLDYLLESFSDAEVVTLATLMERLARSATDRLADWPGPPAD; from the coding sequence GTGACCCCCGGCACACCCGCGCCGACCCGGGTCGAGGTCCTCACCGACCTCGACCACACCATGCTCCGGCTGCGGCGGCTGATGACCCGGATGCCCACCACGTCGCTGCCGATCGGCGGGCTGAACCGCAGCGTCGACCTGGCCAAGATCGTCGCCTGCGAGGCCGTGGACGAGCTCGGCCGCGACGGTGCCGCGGTGACCGTGAAGGACGTCGCGACCGCCCTCGGCCTCGAGCAGTCCACCACCAGCCGGCTGCTCGGGGACGCGGAGCAGGAGGGGCTGCTGGCGCGGTCGAGCCACCCCGACGACCGCCGCCGGGTGGTACTGGAGCTCACCGAGACCGGCCGGCTCGCCATCGCCGGAGCGGCCAAGGCCCGCACCTGCCTGTTGGACTACCTGCTGGAGTCGTTCAGCGACGCCGAGGTCGTGACGCTGGCCACGCTGATGGAGCGGCTGGCCCGCTCGGCCACCGACCGACTTGCCGACTGGCCCGGACCCCCGGCCGACTGA
- a CDS encoding MMPL family transporter, with the protein MRRLSGWAVRRPVVALISWFVAVAAIAVVGLTLGGKFNDSFELPDTESTTAQSLLQTLPRSGATAATATIVWSPEDQAVTVTDPSVVGQITPLLETVAANPSVSCVITPYGAPLGADCPQQEGGQGDTQMPPEIAAEIAAAQEAAAQASSPISADGRVALATVIFPGDGTDVSTQDAKAIIDAVKQANGDGLSVGANGSVLEFAGVEPPSSEAIGLLAAIVILLIAFGSLVAAGLPIVVALVGLTAGQMLVLVVANFLDVATFAPTLAAMIGLGVGIDYALFVLNRYRQAIQAGHEPKKAAQEAVDTAGRAVLFAGTTVIIALLGLFVLRINFFNGLAVAAAVTVLMVMLSALWMLPALLSLLGTKALSLRLPWARRHKEWHPEGGRWAHYGRLLQRQPWIPALLALGAVVLLALPTLSLRLGFTDDSGKAEGSIARTAYDLQAEGFGAGVNGPFYAAITLPEPRDYEAYSAAVQDIVATPGVARTLPTVDMLPLYKYDPSMFSDNGIVGSVLIIPDSAPQDEATTELLDRLRTQTAPQIQSDTGATMYIGGFQAVTQDFTDVLTRILPVFLSVVVGLGFLALVLLFRSIVVPLTAAITSLLSFGAALGITVAVFQWGWFADLLGVASTGPIFPFLPVMVFAILFGLSMDYQVFLVSRMQEEWSRGVDNRTAVRRGLAGSGRVVVIAALIMSSVFLAFVPSTESTIKLFGVALASAVLIDAFIVRLVLVPSVMSILGRVNWWLPGWLDRILPTVQIEGGSDEIADDEEPDATERDREPVGV; encoded by the coding sequence ATGCGTCGGCTGTCTGGCTGGGCGGTCCGCCGTCCGGTGGTGGCACTCATCTCCTGGTTCGTGGCCGTGGCCGCGATCGCCGTCGTCGGCCTGACCCTCGGCGGCAAGTTCAACGACTCCTTCGAGCTCCCCGACACCGAGTCGACGACCGCCCAGTCGCTGCTGCAGACCCTGCCGCGCTCGGGTGCGACGGCGGCCACCGCGACGATCGTGTGGTCCCCCGAGGACCAGGCGGTCACCGTCACCGACCCGTCGGTGGTCGGCCAGATCACGCCGCTGCTGGAGACCGTCGCGGCCAACCCCTCGGTCTCCTGCGTGATCACCCCGTACGGGGCACCGCTCGGCGCCGACTGCCCGCAGCAGGAGGGCGGGCAGGGCGACACCCAGATGCCGCCGGAGATCGCCGCGGAGATCGCGGCGGCCCAGGAGGCGGCGGCGCAGGCGTCCTCGCCCATCAGCGCCGACGGCCGGGTGGCTCTCGCGACGGTCATCTTCCCCGGGGACGGCACCGACGTTTCCACGCAGGACGCGAAGGCGATCATCGACGCGGTCAAGCAGGCGAACGGCGACGGGCTGTCGGTGGGTGCCAACGGCTCCGTGCTGGAGTTCGCCGGGGTCGAGCCCCCGTCCAGCGAGGCCATCGGCCTGCTCGCGGCCATCGTGATCCTGCTCATCGCGTTCGGGTCGCTGGTGGCGGCCGGGCTGCCGATCGTCGTCGCGCTCGTCGGCCTGACCGCGGGGCAGATGCTGGTCCTGGTCGTGGCCAACTTCCTCGACGTGGCGACGTTCGCCCCGACCCTGGCCGCGATGATCGGTCTGGGCGTCGGCATCGACTACGCCCTGTTCGTCCTCAACCGCTACCGCCAGGCGATCCAGGCCGGGCACGAGCCCAAGAAGGCGGCCCAGGAGGCCGTCGACACGGCCGGCCGGGCCGTCCTCTTCGCCGGGACCACGGTGATCATCGCCCTGCTCGGCCTGTTCGTGCTGCGCATCAACTTCTTCAACGGCCTGGCCGTCGCAGCCGCGGTGACCGTGCTGATGGTGATGCTGTCCGCGCTGTGGATGCTGCCCGCGCTGCTGTCACTGCTCGGCACCAAGGCGCTGTCGCTGCGGCTGCCGTGGGCCCGTCGGCACAAGGAGTGGCACCCCGAAGGTGGCCGGTGGGCCCACTACGGGCGGCTGCTCCAGCGCCAGCCGTGGATCCCCGCCCTGCTGGCCCTCGGTGCCGTCGTACTGCTCGCGCTGCCCACCCTGTCGCTGCGCCTCGGCTTCACCGACGACAGCGGCAAGGCCGAGGGCTCCATCGCTCGGACCGCGTACGACCTGCAGGCGGAGGGCTTCGGCGCCGGGGTCAACGGCCCCTTCTACGCGGCGATCACGCTGCCGGAGCCGCGCGACTACGAGGCCTACAGTGCCGCGGTCCAGGACATCGTGGCGACCCCCGGGGTGGCCCGCACGCTGCCCACGGTCGACATGCTCCCGTTGTACAAGTACGACCCGTCGATGTTCTCCGACAACGGGATCGTCGGCTCGGTGCTGATCATCCCGGACTCCGCACCGCAGGACGAGGCCACCACCGAGCTTCTGGACCGGCTGCGCACGCAGACCGCGCCGCAGATTCAGTCCGACACCGGCGCCACCATGTACATCGGCGGCTTCCAGGCCGTGACCCAGGACTTCACCGACGTGCTGACCCGGATCCTGCCGGTGTTCCTCAGCGTCGTGGTCGGGCTCGGGTTCCTGGCCCTGGTCCTGCTGTTCCGCTCGATCGTGGTGCCGCTCACCGCGGCCATCACGTCGCTGCTGTCGTTCGGGGCGGCACTCGGCATCACCGTCGCGGTCTTCCAGTGGGGCTGGTTCGCCGACCTGCTGGGCGTCGCGAGCACCGGGCCGATCTTCCCGTTCCTCCCCGTGATGGTGTTCGCCATCCTGTTCGGCCTGTCGATGGACTACCAGGTGTTCCTGGTGTCCCGGATGCAGGAGGAGTGGTCCCGCGGCGTCGACAACCGCACCGCGGTCCGCCGCGGCCTGGCCGGCTCCGGCCGCGTCGTCGTGATCGCGGCGCTGATCATGTCCAGCGTGTTCCTCGCGTTCGTGCCCAGCACCGAGTCGACGATCAAGCTGTTCGGCGTCGCCCTGGCGTCCGCGGTCCTCATCGACGCGTTCATCGTGCGGCTGGTGCTGGTGCCGTCGGTGATGTCGATCCTGGGCCGGGTCAACTGGTGGCTGCCGGGGTGGCTGGACCGGATCCTGCCCACCGTGCAGATCGAGGGCGGGTCGGACGAGATCGCCGACGACGAGGAGCCCGACGCCACCGAGCGGGACCGGGAGCCGGTCGGCGTCTGA
- a CDS encoding phosphatase PAP2 family protein, producing MATDARPSVRRGDAVAFGMAALVMGVVFAGVTAWVVADPDGVTPVDESIDAAVHEVAVANPWLVDVSLALQWLGSVPVTAVVVTVVVVALLLAGGLARPWGARAYAAAFLALSAAGAAVLNTVVKHLVERPRPPWNGLWSYEESLSYPSGHAQAGISAWVAMGLVALVVLRGRWRWVVALPLLVVGPVIGMSRTVLGVHWPTDVLGGWTLGAAWMSLSAFLVILVASRTPPQVPAIGPPPTPAEDGSPAA from the coding sequence ATGGCCACGGACGCGCGGCCGTCCGTACGACGAGGCGACGCGGTTGCCTTCGGCATGGCCGCCCTCGTCATGGGCGTCGTGTTCGCCGGCGTCACGGCGTGGGTGGTGGCCGACCCGGACGGGGTCACCCCTGTCGACGAGAGCATCGACGCCGCGGTGCACGAGGTCGCGGTCGCGAACCCGTGGCTGGTCGATGTCTCCCTTGCCCTGCAGTGGCTCGGCAGCGTCCCGGTGACCGCGGTCGTCGTGACCGTCGTCGTGGTCGCCCTGCTCCTGGCCGGCGGCCTGGCGCGGCCGTGGGGCGCACGTGCCTACGCCGCCGCCTTCCTGGCGCTCAGCGCCGCTGGGGCCGCGGTGCTGAACACCGTGGTCAAGCACCTGGTGGAGCGTCCGAGGCCGCCGTGGAACGGGCTGTGGTCGTACGAGGAGTCCCTGTCCTACCCCTCCGGCCACGCGCAGGCGGGGATCAGCGCCTGGGTGGCGATGGGGCTGGTCGCCCTCGTGGTGCTGCGAGGGCGGTGGCGCTGGGTCGTCGCCCTGCCGCTGCTGGTCGTCGGGCCGGTCATCGGGATGAGCCGGACCGTGCTGGGCGTGCACTGGCCCACCGACGTCCTGGGCGGATGGACGCTCGGGGCGGCCTGGATGTCGCTGAGCGCGTTCCTGGTGATCCTGGTCGCGAGCCGGACCCCGCCGCAGGTCCCCGCGATCGGACCGCCGCCGACGCCGGCCGAGGACGGATCCCCCGCGGCGTGA
- a CDS encoding FAD-dependent oxidoreductase produces MGDYDVLFEPVRIGPKVAPNRFYQVPHCNGLGHARPAAHAAMRGMKAEGGWGVVCTEEVEIHPSGDLSPYVEGRLWDDSDVPALRLMTDAVHEHGALAGIELTHAGLDAPNYYSRMAPIGPRSEGLLGASGFEPVQTRAMTRRDFADVRRWHRAAALRARDAGFDIVYCYAGHGLTLPMQLLSRRHNDRTDEYGGSLENRVRFLRELIEDTQDAVGGDCAVAVRLAVDELVGPEGITHDGEGREIVAMLAELPDLWDVNVSDWSNDSATSRFSAEGHQEPYIDFVKSLTTKPVVGVGRYTSPDAMVSAIRRGVLDLIGAARPSIADPFLPAKVREGRADEIRECIGCNICVATDPKSLPIRCTQNPTMGEEWRRSWHPERIPVRRTAEPDPVLVVGAGPAGLEAARALGQRGHPVQLVEARRRLGGRVDRESLLPGLAAWRRVADWRLGRIAAMPDLVSVYPQSPVGVDDVLGSGARHVVVATGAVWRRDGRGRTLGRPVPGWDAGGVHTPDDLLDELVADTWTLSPGRVVVYDDDHYVMGGLLAELLAARGNDVTLVTPAPLVSYWTTYTLEQDRIEARLRSLGVTVVTRSVVARIEPDACVVASVVDGRETVVPRDHVVLVADRDPVRDLYDALQPAQADGRLASVRLVGDAEAPNLIAQAVFSGHLAARELGEEPAGDAVPFRREPWRD; encoded by the coding sequence GTGGGTGACTACGACGTCCTGTTCGAGCCCGTCCGGATCGGCCCCAAGGTGGCGCCCAACCGCTTCTACCAGGTGCCGCACTGCAACGGCCTGGGCCACGCCCGTCCGGCCGCGCACGCCGCGATGCGGGGGATGAAGGCCGAGGGCGGCTGGGGGGTGGTGTGCACCGAGGAGGTCGAGATCCACCCCAGCGGCGACCTGTCGCCGTACGTGGAGGGCCGGTTGTGGGACGACTCCGACGTGCCCGCGCTGCGGCTGATGACCGACGCGGTTCACGAGCACGGCGCGCTGGCCGGCATCGAGCTCACCCACGCCGGCCTCGACGCCCCGAACTACTACTCCCGGATGGCGCCGATCGGCCCCCGCAGCGAGGGGCTGCTCGGGGCCAGCGGCTTCGAGCCGGTGCAGACGCGCGCGATGACCCGCCGCGACTTCGCCGACGTGCGGCGCTGGCACCGCGCCGCCGCGCTGCGCGCCCGCGATGCCGGCTTCGACATCGTCTACTGCTACGCCGGACACGGGCTGACGCTGCCGATGCAGCTGCTGTCGCGCCGGCACAACGACCGCACCGACGAGTACGGCGGGTCGCTGGAGAACCGGGTCCGCTTCCTGCGCGAGCTGATCGAGGACACCCAGGACGCGGTCGGCGGCGACTGCGCGGTGGCGGTGCGGCTCGCCGTCGACGAGCTGGTCGGGCCGGAGGGCATCACCCACGACGGCGAGGGCCGCGAGATCGTGGCGATGCTCGCGGAGCTCCCGGACCTGTGGGACGTCAACGTGTCGGACTGGTCGAACGACTCCGCGACGTCCCGGTTCTCGGCGGAGGGGCACCAGGAGCCGTACATCGACTTCGTGAAGTCGCTGACCACCAAGCCGGTCGTCGGGGTCGGGCGCTACACGTCGCCCGACGCCATGGTGTCGGCGATCCGGCGCGGGGTGCTGGACCTGATCGGCGCCGCACGCCCGTCGATCGCCGACCCGTTCCTGCCGGCGAAGGTCCGCGAGGGACGGGCGGACGAGATCCGCGAGTGCATCGGCTGCAACATCTGCGTCGCCACCGACCCCAAGTCGCTGCCGATCCGCTGCACCCAGAACCCGACGATGGGGGAGGAGTGGCGGCGCTCGTGGCACCCCGAGCGGATCCCGGTGCGGCGCACCGCGGAACCGGACCCGGTGCTGGTCGTCGGGGCCGGCCCCGCCGGGCTGGAGGCCGCGCGTGCCCTCGGCCAGCGTGGCCACCCGGTGCAGCTGGTCGAGGCGCGCCGGCGGCTCGGCGGCCGGGTGGACCGGGAGTCCCTGCTGCCCGGGTTGGCCGCCTGGCGGCGGGTCGCCGACTGGCGGCTCGGGCGGATCGCCGCGATGCCGGACCTGGTCAGCGTGTACCCGCAGTCCCCGGTCGGTGTCGACGACGTGCTCGGCTCCGGTGCGCGGCACGTGGTGGTGGCCACCGGCGCGGTGTGGCGGCGCGACGGTCGGGGCCGGACGCTCGGGCGGCCCGTCCCCGGCTGGGACGCCGGGGGCGTGCACACCCCGGACGACCTGCTGGACGAGCTGGTCGCCGACACCTGGACCCTGTCGCCGGGACGGGTCGTGGTCTACGACGACGACCACTATGTGATGGGCGGCCTGCTCGCCGAGCTGCTGGCGGCACGCGGGAACGACGTGACCCTGGTGACGCCGGCGCCGCTGGTGTCGTACTGGACCACGTACACGCTCGAGCAGGACCGGATCGAGGCCCGGCTGCGCTCCCTCGGTGTCACGGTGGTGACCCGGTCGGTGGTCGCGCGGATCGAGCCGGACGCCTGCGTGGTGGCCTCGGTGGTCGACGGCCGCGAGACGGTGGTGCCGCGGGACCACGTGGTCCTGGTCGCCGACCGCGACCCGGTGCGTGACCTCTACGACGCGCTGCAGCCCGCGCAGGCCGACGGGCGGCTGGCCTCGGTCCGGCTGGTCGGGGACGCGGAGGCCCCGAACCTGATCGCGCAGGCGGTGTTCTCCGGGCACCTGGCGGCCCGGGAACTGGGCGAGGAGCCGGCGGGCGACGCGGTGCCCTTCCGCCGTGAGCCCTGGCGCGACTAG
- a CDS encoding polysaccharide deacetylase family protein — MKPRPRVLVPAVALLTAVAVSAPAAASGAPRAAVASPAAATAGVPAPAAPRATDPLPDRLRGKDVTTLGTKKKLVALTFDAGGGAGGVASILRTLKREKVPATFFLTGRWARVYPDLVEKIAARGFVLGNHTDSHPHVPQLSTARLKAEVKATDRAVRAAAGRGTKPFFRFPYGDRRSSDITRLNDLGYLCVRWTVDTAGWLGTSGGQSVSTVLSRVLRGLQPGEIILMHVGQHPTDGSTLDADALPRIISELRARGYGFTTVEALVDPKAAATSR, encoded by the coding sequence GTGAAGCCTCGCCCCCGCGTGCTCGTACCCGCCGTCGCCCTCCTCACCGCCGTGGCCGTGTCGGCCCCAGCCGCCGCGTCCGGCGCGCCTCGGGCGGCGGTCGCCTCGCCCGCCGCCGCCACCGCGGGTGTCCCCGCCCCGGCCGCCCCCCGGGCGACCGACCCACTCCCGGACCGGTTGCGCGGCAAGGACGTCACCACGCTCGGGACCAAGAAGAAGCTCGTCGCGCTCACGTTCGACGCCGGCGGCGGCGCCGGCGGGGTGGCCTCCATCCTGCGCACCCTCAAGCGGGAGAAGGTGCCCGCGACCTTCTTCCTCACCGGGCGCTGGGCACGGGTCTACCCCGACCTGGTGGAGAAGATCGCTGCGCGCGGCTTCGTCCTGGGAAACCACACCGACTCCCACCCGCACGTGCCGCAGCTGTCGACGGCACGCCTCAAGGCCGAGGTCAAGGCGACGGACCGGGCCGTGCGCGCGGCGGCAGGTCGGGGCACCAAGCCGTTCTTCCGGTTCCCCTACGGCGACCGCCGCAGCTCCGACATCACGCGGCTCAACGACCTGGGCTACCTGTGCGTGCGATGGACCGTCGACACCGCCGGCTGGCTGGGGACGTCCGGGGGGCAGTCGGTGTCGACCGTGCTGTCCCGGGTGCTCCGCGGCCTGCAGCCCGGCGAGATCATCCTCATGCACGTCGGCCAGCACCCGACCGACGGGTCGACGCTGGACGCCGACGCGCTGCCGCGGATCATCTCCGAGCTGCGCGCCCGCGGGTACGGGTTCACCACCGTCGAGGCCCTGGTCGACCCGAAGGCCGCCGCCACCAGCCGCTGA
- a CDS encoding phosphotransferase translates to MDDVRARYAEAAGLDPADPAVELDVRGNRSVVLVHRPRRLVWRFPTHPEDLPSMVAAGQRAQAAADLGLPAPHLVAAHPEGGLGRAHLVFTYVPGIAMDDPRVVGLPAERRERLGRDLADLLVRLRDLAPTAWPGTWAPWPQLWSDMADRVRQRVLPLVDPGGADLVERALVRAVATAHDAPASLNHGDLGGVNVRVDLADGRITGVLDWDGSIPGDVAVDAAAVHAGVPASVWDAVVAAEPVLVDDLARHDDYLATWPAQEVLWGLDHGNDALVRDGLHRIGVLAGQDDTAPA, encoded by the coding sequence ATGGACGACGTGCGGGCCCGGTACGCCGAGGCGGCCGGCCTCGACCCCGCGGACCCCGCCGTCGAGCTGGATGTCCGCGGGAACCGCAGCGTCGTCCTGGTCCACCGCCCGCGTCGGTTGGTGTGGCGGTTCCCCACCCACCCGGAGGACCTGCCGTCGATGGTCGCAGCCGGGCAGCGGGCGCAGGCAGCCGCAGACCTGGGCCTGCCGGCCCCGCACCTGGTGGCTGCCCACCCTGAGGGTGGCCTCGGTCGGGCACATCTGGTGTTCACCTACGTCCCCGGCATCGCCATGGACGACCCCCGTGTCGTCGGCCTCCCGGCGGAGCGCCGGGAGCGGCTCGGCCGGGACCTCGCCGACCTGCTGGTCCGGTTGCGCGACCTGGCCCCGACCGCCTGGCCGGGTACGTGGGCCCCGTGGCCGCAGCTGTGGTCGGACATGGCCGACCGGGTGCGGCAGCGGGTGCTCCCCCTGGTGGACCCGGGGGGCGCGGACCTGGTCGAGCGCGCACTGGTGCGGGCGGTGGCCACGGCACACGACGCCCCGGCCAGCCTCAACCACGGCGACCTGGGCGGGGTCAACGTACGCGTCGACCTCGCCGACGGGCGCATCACCGGCGTGCTGGACTGGGACGGCAGCATCCCCGGGGACGTCGCGGTGGACGCGGCCGCGGTGCACGCCGGGGTGCCGGCATCCGTGTGGGACGCGGTCGTGGCGGCCGAGCCCGTGCTGGTCGACGACCTGGCCCGGCACGACGACTACCTCGCCACCTGGCCGGCCCAGGAGGTGCTGTGGGGCCTCGACCACGGCAACGACGCACTGGTCCGCGACGGCCTGCACCGGATCGGCGTGCTTGCCGGACAGGACGACACCGCCCCCGCATGA
- the miaB gene encoding tRNA (N6-isopentenyl adenosine(37)-C2)-methylthiotransferase MiaB, with translation MSDARTYEVRTFGCQMNVHDSERLAGLLEDAGYVRAEAGTTPDVVVFNTCAVRENADNRLYGNLGHLAPVKADRPGMQIAVGGCLAQKDRGEITRRAPWVDVVFGTHNIGSLPALLERARVLDEAQVEILESLETFPSTLPTRRESAYAAWVAISVGCNNTCTFCIVPSLRGREKDRRPGDVLREVEALVAEGVLEVTLLGQNVNAYGVEFGDRAAFAKLLRACGDVDGLERVRFTSPHPKDFTDDVIAAMAETPNVMHQLHMPLQSGSDAVLQRMRRSYRQERYLGIIERVRAAMPDAAITTDIIVGFPGETDEDFEQTLHVVREARFAGAFTFQYSKRPGTPAAVMDEQVPKAVVQERYERLVALVDEIAWAENTKQVGRVLDVLVAEGEGRKDDRTARLSGRAPDNRLVHFAPGDTAPRPGDVVQVEVTYAAPHHLVSDAAVRGLRRTRAGDAWEARLRAAAEEPVASGAVSLGMPTVGPRG, from the coding sequence ATGTCTGACGCGCGCACGTACGAGGTCCGCACCTTCGGGTGCCAGATGAACGTCCACGACTCCGAGCGGCTGGCCGGCCTGCTCGAGGACGCCGGTTACGTACGGGCCGAGGCCGGCACCACGCCGGACGTCGTGGTGTTCAACACCTGCGCGGTGCGCGAGAACGCGGACAACCGCCTGTACGGCAACCTCGGCCACCTCGCCCCGGTGAAGGCCGACCGGCCGGGCATGCAGATCGCCGTCGGCGGCTGCCTGGCGCAGAAGGACCGGGGGGAGATCACCCGTCGCGCTCCCTGGGTCGACGTGGTGTTCGGCACGCACAACATCGGGTCGCTGCCGGCCCTGCTGGAGCGCGCTCGGGTGCTCGACGAGGCCCAGGTCGAGATCCTGGAGTCGCTGGAGACGTTCCCGTCGACGCTGCCGACGCGGCGCGAGTCCGCCTACGCCGCATGGGTCGCGATCAGCGTGGGCTGCAACAACACCTGCACGTTCTGCATCGTGCCGAGCCTGCGCGGGCGCGAGAAGGACCGCCGCCCCGGCGACGTCCTGCGCGAGGTCGAGGCACTGGTCGCCGAGGGCGTGCTCGAGGTCACGCTGCTGGGCCAGAACGTGAACGCGTACGGCGTGGAGTTCGGCGACCGGGCGGCGTTCGCGAAGCTGCTGCGCGCCTGCGGGGACGTCGACGGCCTGGAGCGGGTGCGCTTCACCAGCCCGCACCCCAAGGACTTCACCGACGACGTCATCGCCGCCATGGCCGAGACTCCGAACGTGATGCACCAGCTGCACATGCCGCTGCAGAGCGGCTCGGACGCGGTGCTGCAGCGGATGCGGCGGTCGTACCGCCAGGAGCGCTACCTCGGGATCATCGAGCGGGTCCGCGCCGCGATGCCCGACGCTGCGATCACCACCGACATCATCGTGGGCTTCCCCGGGGAGACCGACGAGGACTTCGAGCAGACCCTGCACGTGGTGCGTGAGGCGCGGTTCGCCGGCGCGTTCACGTTCCAGTACTCCAAGCGGCCCGGCACTCCTGCCGCGGTCATGGACGAGCAGGTGCCCAAGGCCGTGGTGCAGGAGCGGTACGAGCGGCTGGTGGCCCTGGTCGACGAGATCGCCTGGGCCGAGAACACGAAGCAGGTCGGGCGGGTCCTCGACGTGCTGGTCGCCGAGGGCGAGGGGCGAAAGGACGACCGCACCGCTCGGCTGTCCGGCCGCGCCCCGGACAACCGGCTGGTCCACTTCGCGCCCGGGGACACCGCGCCGCGACCGGGGGACGTCGTGCAGGTCGAGGTCACGTACGCCGCCCCGCACCACCTGGTGTCCGACGCGGCCGTCCGCGGCCTGCGCCGCACCCGTGCCGGGGACGCCTGGGAGGCGCGCCTGCGGGCGGCCGCCGAGGAGCCGGTCGCTTCCGGCGCGGTGTCGCTCGGCATGCCCACGGTCGGCCCGCGAGGCTGA